One Mangifera indica cultivar Alphonso chromosome 4, CATAS_Mindica_2.1, whole genome shotgun sequence genomic region harbors:
- the LOC123214260 gene encoding anthocyanidin 3-O-glucosyltransferase 7-like — protein MAVTQTSSQQHVAVLAFPFGSHALTTFNLMLKLAAAAPSLQFSFFSTNKSNQSLISTSKTYLPDNVKLYDVEDGLPPKNYKLTGNPRHAVELFMKAAPANFWKGIDAAVAATGLKISCLLTDGFLTFSGEISEALQVPWFLSFVAMPYNVSAHIYTDVIRQVCINNKSRVSGIEDQTLDVIPGLSMMRISDLSDEILSGDREESIFSSVLSKLGSVLPKASVVVMNFYRELYSAQLMDDLNCKLPGLLNLGFLTQPVPPPPLPPSDWDKTGCLEWLDRQKVKSVAYIAFGTVATPPQDEIIALAEALEEVNIPFIWSLRDDKKEQLPKKFLRRTSELGKIVPRAPQIQVLGHSSIGVFVTHFGANSVCESIANGVPMIGRPLFGDHRMNGRMVEEVWGIGMTVEGLEFTKNKVAKSLKVVFGDERGKKMRENVEGLKEIIMKAAGPDGSATQDLNTLVRKLNNLK, from the coding sequence ATGGCGGTCACTCAAACCTCAAGTCAGCAACACGTCGCCGTTTTGGCATTCCCATTCGGTAGCCACGCTCTCACAACTTTCAACTTGATGCTCAAGTTAGCAGCTGCTGCCCCAAGCCTCCAATTTTCATTCTTCAGCACCAACAAATCCAATCAATCTCtcatttcaacttcaaaaacTTACCTCCCGGATAACGTCAAACTCTATGATGTGGAAGACGGACTGCCGCCAAAGAATTATAAGCTAACAGGAAACCCACGTCACGCCGTGGAGCTCTTCATGAAGGCGGCACCGGCCAACTTCTGGAAAGGCATTGACGCGGCTGTGGCGGCAACCGGTCTGAAAATTAGTTGCTTGCTCACAGATGGATTCTTGACATTTTCCGGGGAGATATCTGAGGCTTTACAGGTTCCATGGTTTTTGTCTTTTGTTGCCATGCCGTATAACGTATCTGCTCATATTTACACGGATGTTATCCGCCAAGTTTGCATCAACAACAAAAGTAGAGTTTCAGGAATTGAAGATCAAACTCTGGACGTTATTCCAGGATTATCCATGATGAGAATTTCGGATTTATCCGATGAAATATTGTCGGGTGATCGGGAAGaatcaattttttcttctgttctTAGTAAACTTGGAAGTGTCTTGCCAAAAGCTTCTGTTGTTGTAATGAACTTCTATCGAGAACTTTATTCGGCTCAACTTATGGATGATCTCAACTGCAAGCTTCCAGGCTTACTCAATCTGGGATTTCTGACCCAGCCGGTGCCGCCCCCACCACTGCCGCCGTCAGATTGGGATAAAACAGGCTGCCTGGAATGGCTTGATAGACAAAAAGTGAAGTCTGTGGCTTACATTGCTTTTGGTACTGTGGCGACGCCGCCTCAGGATGAAATAATAGCCTTAGCGGAGGCCCTGGAAGAAGTTAATATCCCTTTTATTTGGTCCCTGAGGGATGATAAAAAGGAGCAGTTACCGAAGAAGTTTCTCCGAAGAACTAGCGAGCTTGGAAAGATAGTTCCGAGGGCACCTCAGATTCAAGTTCTGGGGCATTCGTCAATAGGCGTTTTTGTGACCCATTTTGGAGCGAATTCGGTGTGTGAGAGCATTGCAAATGGAGTCCCGATGATCGGGAGGCCATTGTTCGGAGATCATAGGATGAATGGACGGATGGTAGAGGAAGTTTGGGGCATTGGCATGACAGTTGAGGGCCTGGAATTCACCAAGAATAAAGTTGCGAAGAGCTTGAAGGTCGTTTTTGGTGAtgaaagaggaaagaaaatgagagaaaatgttgAAGGACTGAAAGAGATTATAATGAAAGCTGCAGGACCTGATGGGAGCGCTACTCAAGATTTGAACACTTTGGTTAGGAAACTAAATAATCTCAAATAA